The stretch of DNA CTGGTGAGGAGGCTCCGCCCCGCTTGTTCTGAGGGGTCGTTCCGGATGGCGCTCGCCTCCCGGGTTCACCAGGGAACCTCAGCATGTGGTATCGAATCGGCGCGGATCTCGTGCTGCTACTCCACTTGGCCTTTGTGCTATTCGTGATGACAGGCGGACTTCTGCTCTTGAAATGGCCCCGCCTGGCCTGGCTACACCTACCGGCGGCGATCTGGGGAGCCGTCGTCGAGTTCAGCGGATGGATCTGCCCACTCACCCCGTTGGAAAACACCTTGCGGACCATGGCGGGAGAACCGGCCTCTGACGCCGATTTTACAGGCCGCTACCTCATACCCCTAGTGTATCCAGCAGGGCTGACATGCAACATTCAAATACTGTTGGGGACGATGGTGGTGATGGTGAACGTAGCGGTCTATTGGCAAGCCTTAGGGAAGGCGGCGAGGGACCGGCGACAGAAGTGAGTTGAAGCCGGCTGGTTCGTTCTGTGTCGAGGTCATCACCAGGGCAAGACACCCCTGCTCGCTCGATGTGATGGGATGAACGCTCCCGGCCTCGCCGCGATGGTAGTCCCCTGCCTGGAGAAATTCCCCAGCGCACATGCAGCTCCCTCCACCAGGTAGGACCGGCTGGGAGGCAAGACAGCCATCACCGCGGTCGTAGGCGACTTCGTCGGCCGCGTGGCAGCGGACAATCGCATCAACGGAACATTCGCGAACGCCAACATTCCGCGACTGAAATCGCTGCTGATCGATCAAATCTGTCAGGCGTCGGGCGGACCTTGCAGCTACACCGGACGAGACATGAAAAGCACCCATGCCGGGATGGGCGTCAGCAGCAGCGATTTCGACGCACTGGTCGGAGACCTCGTCGCCGCGTTGAACAAATTCAAAGTCGGCGAACGGGAAAAGAACGAACTGCTTGGCGCGCTCGGTCCGATGAATAAAGACATCGTCCCCTCATCGGCGGCCATGACCGACCCGCGCGGCATGCTGCCACTGCCCGCAAGCTACAAATCCTGGCCGAAATTCCTGACAGACATTCCGAAAGGCGAAGCCAACCAGGTCCGTGACATTTACATCAATCCGACCGGCGCAGGAACATCGTCAGGACAGAATTTCCCGAACGGCACGGTTATGGTGATGGAGATTTACAAAGCCAAGATGGACGGCGACAAGCTCATGACCGGCATGGACGGGAAGCCGGTGAAGGACGATCTGCGCAGATGTTTGTGATGGGGAAAGAACAGGGCTGGGGCGACAAGCAGCCCGAGAATCTGAAGAACGGCGACTGGGCCCTATACTGCTTACGATGCTTCCAGCAAGCCGCTGATGGAGGGTTTCACAAAGTGCCGCGCCTGCCACACGCCGCTGGCGCAGAAAGATTTCGTCCACCGCTACGACGAATATTTCCAAACGAGAGCGCAGATGTAGTTCACACTAGCACGGGGGCTGCGTTTCCCCAGCTCTCGCTGCTACTGCGGACTTGTTTACTTACAAGGCAGCTCTTCTTATTTCGGCTATCCAAATATGTGTGTGTTTCCTGCATCTGAACCGGCTCATGTCATCGTGGCGTAACACCTGAACTTCTTGTTGCCCTGCGGGCGACGTTAGATTAACTTGAAACCGAATTTTGTTGTGGAGAAGAAGACCTGAAGCCCCTGAAGCCGATCCTCGAACCGCGCTGCGGTCCGGCATGTGGTTGAGTCTCACCGCACCCGCAATGCTCGGGGTTTCGCCTGCGTGTTGCGCGGCCAAGACACTGATAGCAGCGACCTGGACATCCTCTTTGACCCGACGCCGGAAACGACGCTGATGGACGCGGCTACCATCCAAGAGGAACTGCAGCGCCTGCTTGGCATGTCGGTGGATGTGCTGACGCCCTACGCATGGACCCAGCCTTCACCCCACCGCACGACGACATTTCTTGGTTGGTCATGTACACCATGCGCAATCGCGGCTCGCACGGTTACGAACATGTCATGAAACCGGAAAGGAGTAAAAATGAAGACCTCCATCTCAAATTCTAACCAACTGGTCGAACCCAGTGACGCTGGCCTGAACGCCGACGCACTAACCTGCCTGGATGCCGTCATCCAATCCTATATCGACAACGGCGACAACTACGGCGCGTCGATTATCATTGCCCGTGGCGGCAAGATTGGGCACCAGAAAACCTTTGGCACGGTTGCTCCCGAGCGGGCAACCGCGCACGACGACATTTTCATGACTATGTCGCTGGCCAAGTCCTACACCGCCGCACTGGTGTTGCGCGCTATCGATCAGGGTCGCTTCACGCTCGACACTAAGATTGACAGCCTGATTCCTGGTTTTGCGCAGGGCGGCAAACAAGAGGTCACGGTGCAGATGCTGCTGACGCACACCGCTGGGGTCTATAACCTGATCGCGTTGCCACCCCCCCATCCACTGGCAGAAAACGGCATTTTGAGAAAAACGGTTGAGATCGCCAAAATCACCCCCGCAACCTATAAACCTGGCACTGCATGCGCCTACACCCCGATGGCTGGAATCAATACGCTGGGCTGGCTGTTGGTGGTGACCGACCCCAAGGGGCGGCAATTTCGAGATATTGCACACGAGGATTTGTTCGAGCCGTTAGGGATGGTGAATTCCAGCTTCGGCATCGACCCAAAGAATCCCCGCCGGGTTCCCATGTCCTATACCCCGAAGCGGACAGTACCGACCACCCCACAGGTGGTGGCCATGCTAGAAGCCATTTCGCTCGGCGATGCCGAGATGCCTTCGGGCGGTGGCCATTCCAGCAGTACCGATGTATTTCGCTTTGCCGACACCATGCGCCAGCGTGGCAGCAGCAATGGGTACCGCTTAATCTCTCCTGCGCTTTTCGAGTACGCGGCGAAGAATCACACAGGGGATATGGTCAACGGAGCGTGGGTCTCAGCCTGTCTTGCTGAAGGTCGGCCACCGTATCGCGCCAATTTCTCGTTGCTTGGCGGCTATTGCCGGGACAAGGGCGACTACTTAACACCCATGGGCTATACAGCCTCGCCGCGTGCCATTGGCGCGATGGGCGGTGGCTCAACGATGTGGATGGTAGACCCAGAGCGTGACTTGACCATCGCATTTCTGTCGGCGGGCTTCATCGATGGGCTGCAGCACACGGATCGTTGCTCACGCATCAATGACCTCGCGCTGGCGGCTTGCGAGTAAAGAGGTGGCTCCGGTTGGTTGGACAGTTTCTGTCCAGTTATAAGTGGTGCCTGACGGTATGCGCCGACGCGGCCGTGGGCCGTGCTGGCAAGGGCTCCCAATACACACGATCGGGTGTGCGTTCGTCGCCTGACCACATTGTAGAGCGTCACGTAGTGTGCAGTCCCGGCCTGAGCATCGCGGGCAATCTCGTAGGCATGGGGGTGGCCCTCTTCATAAGGGCGACCTGCGCCTTACAAGGCGCTCCGAGATTGCGTCTTGCTCTCTTCATTGCCTCGCTCCTTTGGTTCGCCACCACCCGGTGACACCAGGTTGCCGCTTACCATACTGTCCAAATTCAGGAGCTCCCGCTGGCTCGCCTGCGGGTCGGAGAGAAATACTGGGGTGGGACGCTAGAACCTATCTCAAAATAGTTGACGGCCTGACCTTCCACCCGTATAAGTCCGGGCATGCTGCGGCTGCGGGACGATCAATGGGAGCGGATTCGCGCACACTTTCCTGAAGAGCACATTCCCGACTCCCGACTGGGGCGCAAACCCCTCCCGACTCGGGCCGTCCTGGAGGCGGTGCTCTGGATTCTGAACACCGACGCCCAGTGGCACTTCCTGCCGCAGTGCTCTCCCAACTACAAAACCGTCCATCGCCGATTCCAACAATGGTGTCAGCGGGAGGTGCTGCGAGAGGTCCTCACACAGTTGGCCAATGCGCTGCGCGAGGAAGGGACGATCGATGAACGGGAGAGTTTCATCGACGCCACCTTTGCGTCGGCCAAGGGCGGCGGCGAGGCCATCGGGCTCACCAAACGCGGTAAAGACGTGAAGATCCTCGCGATTGTGGATCGGCACGGGCTGCCCCTCTCGGTCAGTACGCATGCCGCCCATCATCATGAAGTCACCTTGGTCCAGCTGAGTTACGACTTCTATATGCTCGAGGCCAAGCCGGAACATCTCATTGGCGATCGGGCGTATGACAGCGACGGCCTCGATGACGAGCTTCAGCAAGATGGCGTCAACATGATCGCGCCGCACCGGTCCACTCGTAAACTGAAAACCCAAGATGGCCGCCACCTACGTCGATATGAACACCGATGGCTCGTCGAACGCTTCGTTGCCTGGCTGCAGTGGAAGCGGCGCCTCCTCATTCGCTGGGAATACGACGCCACGAATTTCCTCGGATTTGTCCAGCTCGCCTGTATCACCATGCTCCTCAAACAATTTTGAGATAGGTTCTAGGCAGCTAGGCCAATCAGCGCTTCCAAGTTGAGGATCACGATGGTGCGGCCGTCCATGTGAATGAGACCCTCATCACGAAACTGCCCAAGCGTGTTGCTCACGGTTTCACGGCTGCAGCCGATGAGATTCGCCATTTCTTGATGCGTCAACCTGGCCTTGAGTCGAATCTCCGGCTCTCCCCCGCCCTTTTCGGCCCTCCCCAATTCTGCCAGTAGATGGGCAAGACGGGCAGGAACATCTCGAAAGACGAGGTTCTCCACTCGCGTCTGAAACTTCTTGAGCCGCAAGCCGATGAGCTTGGTCAGCTTGATTGTCACACTGGGATGCGTGGCGAGGTACCGATCAAATTCTTTCCGTGGAATCACACAAATGAGCGCATCGTCGAGAGCCTCCGCTGAGGTCGAACGGGGTACGTCGTCCAGCGCGTCGAGTTCTCCAAATACTTCCCCTGCCTCCAAAATGTCGAAGGTCACTTCCTTCCCGCTGGGCGCCGTATTGGCAATTTTCACGCGCCCTCGCTTGAGGAGATACACATTGCTGCTCGGATCGCCAGGGAGATAGAGAGGCTGCCGTTTCTTAATCTCTTTCATATGCGTAATTTTCTCCATCGCTTGCATCTCGGACGGAGAAATATCATCAAACAATCGAATGTGTTTCAGAAACCAGAGTTTGTTCGGAAGCGATGTCATTCGTGCTATCGAACCACTAAGTGACGCCGCCACAGCCTACCGAATCTTCTGGAGAGGAGGCAAGGGAGGACCCGACGAAGCACCTCCCGTGCTTTGTAAGCCACCTCACAGATTGGAATGATCAGGATGGGATACGGTGACAATCGGTATCGGCATTCACCGGGTGCCTCCATGAAGCAGACCGTGAAGCGCCACGGTGAGTGTATCTCTAGTGAAAAAGAGTGCCGCATGTCTAACGTTGCGATCATCCGAGTTTCAAGAAACTGGTCTCGCAAGGGATACCAGATCATGACGTTCTAAGCCGGTGCGACGACGGGAGGTCGACAGGAGGGCCGTGCCTGCCGGAGGCCCTCCGTCGGGTGTTTGGCTAGACAGGGCTGGATGGGGAAACGGCACAGATAGGACCACATTGACCTCGAACGAGAAGGGTTGGTACATAGACGCATCCCCATCGATGAATTGAGACGAGAGGACACCCATGCCGATAGACGATATCACCCAGAAAGTCAGTGATCGCTATGCCCGTGCTGCCGCAACCGGTGAGCAGATGTGTTGCCCGACCGGGTACGACTTTGCTGACCTCAAGTCCTTTGTGCCGGAAGAAGTCCTGACCATCTCCTACGGCTGCGGCACTCCTGCCGGACTGAACACCGTTCAAGCAGGGGAAACCGTGCTGGACATCGGCTCCGGCGGGGGGATCGACTGTTTTGAAGCGGCGCGCCGCGTGGGCCCCACCGGCCGGGTCATCGGCATCGACATGACGGACACCATGTTGGAAATTGCACGGCGCAACGCGCCCATCGTCGCCGGAAACTTAGGCTATGCAACATCGAATATCGAGTTCCGCAAGGGCATGGCCGATGCCATGCCGGTGGAGGATGCCAGCGTCGATCTGATCATTTCCAACTGTGTGATCAACCTGGCCCCCGACAAGCGCAAAGTCTTCCGCGAAATGTACCGCGTGATCAAGCCGGGCGGCCGGTTTACGATTTCCGACATCGTCTCGGACCAGGTGGTGCCGCAATACCTGGTGCATGATGCAGCCAAGTGGGGCGATTGCCTGTCCGGAGCATTGCAGGTGCAGGACTACATCGGCGGGATGGTCGATGCGGGATTTCGGGCCGTCCACCAGATCAAATTCGCGCCCTGGCAGTCGATCGACGGCATCCATTTCCTCTCGGTGACGCTCACCGGATACAAGTTTCCAGCCATCGCCGAGGAGAAGGCCCCCTCGTATGCCACCCTCTGCGGTCCCTTCTCGAGTGTCACGGACGAAATGGGGCAACGGTACGAACGCGGCGTGCCCCAACGCATCGATGGCCCCAGCGCGCAACTGTTGCAGAGCGAGCCGCTTCGTTCGCTGTTTCTTCTCGGCCCCGCGCCCGTCACACTCGCCGCCACCGACCCGCGCTGGTGCGCGATCCTTCCGGAGCAGAAACCCTGCGTCTGGCAAGGCGCCTATGCCATTCTCACCGGACCGATCATCAGCGCCGAGGACGACGATCATCACCAGTACTACCGAGGCGTGCCCTTGGAAATCTGTTCAAAGACCCTCCAAGTCCTGACACAGGAGGCCTATCGCCCTCACTTCACGATCTACCAGCGAGCCTCGGCAGGTGTGGACGGCACGGAAGTCGCGTGCAGCCCGACCGGCGGTTGTTGTTGAGCCCCCGATGATGAGGAAAGGATCGATCCGATGGGTCTAAGCCTGCTCGCTCGACGGGATCCACTCGCTGCCGCGTCTGAACAACTGCGCCTCCTGGCCCAAACGACCGCTTGTCAGCCATTTGAGACGGCTCTCGATCGGGTCGGGCTCTATCCGCTGGAGGCGACTGGCATCACCACGCTCCAACTCAACCTCGGGAAATTGTGCAATCAAACCTGCCGTCATTGTCATGTAGACGCGGGACCGGACCGGACGGAAGTCATGTCGAAAGACACCATTGATCTCTGCCTGCAGGCCCTGGCTCGCACGGATATTCCCACTCTGGATATCACGGGCGGCGCACCCGAACTCAATCCGCACTTCCGCTGGCTGGTCAAACAAGCCCGATCGCTAGGCCGACAGGTGCTGGATCGCTGCAATCTTTCCGTACTGCTCCTGCCTTCGCAAGCCGACCTGGGGGAGTTTCTCGCGCAGCACCGCGTGGAGGTTATCGCGTCGCTGCCGTCCTATCAGGCCACACAGACGGACGCACAACGCGGCGAGGGTATTTTCGAGAAGTCGATGGAGGCCCTTCGATTATTGAACCGATTGGGCTACGGCAACGAAGGAAGCGGGCTCACGCTGAATCTGGTGTACAACCCGGTCGGTGCCTTTTTACCGCCGAAGCAGGACGGCATCGAAGCCAAGTTCCGGAAAGAGCTGGCCACCCGCCACGGCGTCAGCTTCACGCACCTCTACACTATCACCAATATGCCCATCAGCCGATTTCTGGAGTTCCTCCTGGAGAGCGGCAACTACGAAGGATACATGGAACGGCTTGCGGCGGCCTTCAACCCGGCCGCGGCGACGGGCGTCATGTGCCGCTACACGCTGTCGGTCGGATGGGACGGGACCCTCTACGATTGCGACTTCAATCAGATGCTGGAATTGCCGGTCTCGCAGGGCGCCCCTCGACACATTCGAAACTTCGATCCCGCACGTTTGCACCATCGGCCGATCGTGACGAGGAACCACTGCTACGGGTGCACGGCCGGCTCCGGTTCCTCCTGCGGCGGCGCCGTCACCTAGCGAGGACCTGCCGCGAGCGGCTGTCCCTCTTGATCCAGAAAGCCCTTGATCTGCCCAAGAATCTCGTCGCGCACACGCCGGAACAGCTGCAGACGAGTCGCATCCGAATCGGTGGCTGCCGCCGGATCGTCGAAACTCCAATGCAACAGATGCGTGCTCCCTGGCCACCTTGGGCAGGATTCCTTGGCCCGGTCGCAGACCGTGATGACGTGGTCGAACGGCTGCGTCAGAAATTCGGAAACCTGCTTCGAGCGATGGGCCGAAATGTCGATGCCGACCTCAGCCATCGCGTCGACCGAACCAGGATTCAAGCCGACCGGGTGCGTACCCGCACTGAACACCTCAAACCGATCGCCCGCCAGATGCCGCAACCACCCCTCCGCCATCTGACTGCGCGCGGAGTTGCCGGTACAGAGGAATAACACTCGTGCCTTCATGCGCCGACCTCCTGACCGAACCAATGCCTGGTGCGGTTGCACACCGTGCAGACCGACAACATGACCGGCACTTCCACCAACACCCCGACCACCGTTGCCAATGCAGCACCGGACTCCGGCCCAAAGAGGGCGATAGCGGTCGCCACAGCTAATTCGAAAAAGTTGCTGGCACCGATGAGCGCGCCCGGCGCAGCGATCGCGTAGGGAACCCGCCACCGATGCATCAGGCCATAGGCCAGCGACGAATTCATGTAGACCTGGAGGAGAATCGGCACCGCGATCAACACAACATGTACGGTCTTCCCTAGAATATTCTGCGATTGAAACGCGAAGATACACACCAACGTGAGGAGCAGCGCCACGATCGTCACCGGCGCGAATCGAGGCAACAGTTGCTCCTCCATCCACCGCAGCCCATACCGGCGGACCAGCCACAGTCGGAGGCCGGCGCCGACAATCAATGGAATCACGATAAAGATCGCCACCGAGTACAATAGGACATCGAACGGAACGGCCAACGATGAGGCGCCGCTCACCAGCAGCCCGACAATCGGAACAAAAAGCACCAACATGATCAGGTCGTTCACGGCCACCTGGACAAGCGTGTAGGCGGGATCCCCGTCCGTCAGGTAACTCCACACAAACACCATTGCCGTGCAGGGCGCCGCAGCCAGGATAATGGTGCCGGCGATGTATTGATCGGCCTCGGCCGGTGAAATCCAGGCTGCGAAGACGTACCTGAAAAACACCCAGGCGAAGAACGCCATGGAGAAGGGCTTCACCACCCAATTCACAAACAGGGTGATCAGCAGCCCGACCGGTCGCTTGCCCACATCACGAATCGAGGCAAACTCAACCTTCATCATCATCGGCACAATCATCAGCCAGATGAGCACGGCAATCGGCAGATTGATGTGACTGCCCTGCCCGATCTCAGCCCCTCGCAGGCTGGACACCAAACCGGGCATCGCCTGCCCGATCAGCACGCCTATCACCATGCAGAGTGCCACCCAGAGGGTGAGATACCGTTCAAAAAACGACAGCCGTTTCGTGGTCACCTGCGGCGCATCGACCGGTAATGCGAGTTCCATAGCGCGCTCCTTCATGCATGCACGACTCGGCGGAGTTAGACAGTGCTTGCCGGTTTCTTGGCTCGAATGAATGCACTCATGAACTTGCCCTCGACTTGGGCCACGAATAGCTCGCTGGAGAGGTCTGTGCTGACCAGCAATTCCTTCACGTCATTGGCGTGGTAAATACGCGTCGGTTCCATTCCGATCTCGATAAACCCCGCCTGAGCCAACAAGTCTCGATACTCCGTCTCTTCCAACGCGCCCGCCACACAACCGGCCCACAATTCGAGATTCCGTCGGATCTCCGAGGGAACCGCCCCTCGCACCACGATATCGGACAACGCCAGCCGGCCTCCCGGACGGAGCACGCGAAACGCCTCCGCCAGCACGCGTTCCTTTTCGCCGGACAAATTCACGACGCAATTGCTGATGATCACATCCACGGAACGATCGGGCAGCGGAATGTGTTCGATTTCGCCCTTCAGAAACTCGACATTTTCCACGCCGGCGGTACGCTGATTTTCCCTGGCCAACGCCAACATCTCCTCGGTCATATCCAACCCATAGGCTTTCCCCGTCGGACCGACTCGCTTGGCGGAGAGCAGCACATCGATTCCGCCGCCGGACCCCAGATCCAACACCGTCTCACCCGCATGCAGTTCAGCCAGGGCCGTCGGATTCCCGCAGCCCAGCGATGCCGCCACCGCGTCCGCCGGCAACCCCTGACGCTCCTGATCTGAATACAGATTCGACGTGATTGGATCGACATTCATTAGCGCAGGGGAAGCTCCGCAGCAGGAACTGCCTCCGCTCTTGGCTCTTGCGGCCGCTTCACCATACTTTTCCTTGACCAACTCTCGAATCGCTTGTGCGTCCATTTCGGCTCCTCCTCTCAATTCATCAATTTTACTTGATCTATTAGGCGCAAAAAAAATCAGCAGCAGCCGGAGGTGCGACGCGCCCGCCTTGCCTGTTTGAACGAATCGACGAGCTCATCCAGTTCGACAAGGGCGGCGGCGTTCACGGCATAATACATCCATCGGCCTTCACGTCGATCCACGATCATCCCCGCATCTTTGAGCACCTTCAGGTGAAATGAGAGCCGAGACTGCCCGGCCTGCAGGCGATCCGTCAGTTCGCAGACACAACACTCGCCCTCTTTCAGCTCGTCCAAAATCTCCAAACGGGTTTGATCCGCAAGTGCATGGAACAATTCCGCAGCCCGTGTTGGATTTCGTACCGTGCTTCCCTTCATGGCAAAAATATATATCAATAAATATTGATCAGTCAAGCAGGCGCCTTTATGTGTTGCTCGCCGGTCCTCACTTTGCTAAGGTGACTCGCTGGCGACATTGCCATCCCCACTGAATTGAGCCACCACATGGTTTGGGACCCCAAAGACCCTTGGAGCAAGAAGGGCGACGATTTGGATCAGGCCTTTAAGCAGGCCCAGGGCCAACTTCGCAATTTGCTGCCTACCGGCGGTTTTCGCAATCTCCTCCTCGTCGCCTTCACGGTCTTCCTCATCTGGCAGAGCGCATTTATTGTGGCGCCGGACGAAGAAGGCGTGGTGAAACGGTTCGGCATCCCCGTGCGCGTCGTGGATCCTGGCCCACACATGAAAATCCCCGTCGTCGAAAGCGTGTTGCAACCGAAGGTGGCCAAACTGCATCGGGTGGAAATCGGCTTTCGAACCGATCGTCAAGCGCGCCAGCAGATGGTGCCTCAGGAAGCCCTCATGCTGACCGGCGATATGAACATCCTGGCGATTGAATTTATCGTTCAATATAAGATCAAGAGTTCCCGCGAGTACCTGTTCAATGTCGCGGACATCGACGACACGATCGGGAAAGCCGCGGAAGCGTCGATGCGGGAAGTCATCGGCAAGAGCAAGATCGACGAAGCGCTGACGACCGGCAAGGCGCAAATCCAGCACGACACGCAGGAACTGCTGCAACACATTCTGGATGACTACAAGACCGGCGTGCAGGTAGCCGCGGTCCAGCTACAGGATGTCGACCCGCCCGAAGCCGTGGCAGCCGCATTCAAAGACGTCACCAACGCCAAGGAAGACCGCGAAAAGTTGATCAACCAGGCCCAGGGCTATCGCAACGACATCACCCCCAAAGCCAAAGGTGAGGCGGCGCAGTTGGTGAACCAGGCCAAGGGATATGCGCAGGCGCGACTGAATCGATCCCAGGGCGAAGCCAACCGATTCCTCGCGACACTGAAAGAATACAACCAGGCGAAAGACATTATCAGCAAGAGGATCTATATCGAGACCCTGGAAGACGTGCTCCCTCACATCGAAAAATTCGTCCTGGATGGCAAAGGAGCGGACCGTACGCTGCCGTACCTGCCACTCGATCGGTTCTCCAAACCGGCCCCATCCAGCTCGACACAGGAGCGCACGCCATGAGCAGACAAGGATTTTTGTTAGCATTCGTCGGCATTGTGCTCGGGCTGCTTATCCTCGGTGCGTCGCCTTTTTACATCGTCGATGTCACCCAGAATGCCATCGTCGTCCAGCTCGGGAAACCGGTCCGGAACGTGACCGAAGGCGGCCTATACCTCAAAGTGCCGTTTATCGAAGAAGTCACCTACTTCGACAAGCGCCTCCTCGACTATGATTCGAATGCGCAAGATGTCATCACCCAGGACAAGAAGACGTTACTGCTGGATAACTTCGCGAAGTGGCGCATCACCGATCCATTAAAGGTCTATCAGGCGTTTCAGAGCCAGCGCGGTGCGCTCCAGCGTTTGCACGATATTATTTACTCGGAACTACGCGTCGAATTAGGCCGACACGATCTGGCCGAAATCGTCTCATCAACCAGGGCACAGCTCATGGCCGTCGTGACCCAGCGCGCCAATGAAAAAGCATCAGCCTATGGTATCGAAATTCAGGACGTTCGGATTAAACGAGCCGACTTGCCTGAGCAGAATGAAAAGGCCGTATTCTCTCGCATGCAAGCCGAGCGGGAACGGCAAGCGAAGCAGTATCGTGCGGAAGGCGCGGAGGAGGCTCAGAAGATCAAGTCTGAAGCCGAGAAAGATCGGGAGATCATCCTTGCAGAGGCCTATCGAGAGTCAGAAGAGCTGCGTGGAGGCGGGGATGCTAAGGCGTTCCGCATCTATGCCGATGCCTATCGCCAGGATCCGCATTTTTTCGAGTTCACCCGTACGATGGAAGCCTATCGTAAGACCCTCAAGGAAAAGACCACCATTCTCGTCAGTCCGGACTCAGAATTCTTCCGGTTCCTGAAACAGCGTTGAGGCGTAGTTAGGCCAGGCCCACAATTTGACCTGATTGCGGATCGACATCGATTCGTTCCCCCGCCGGCTTCTTCGGCAATCCCGGCATCAACTGAATGCCCGAACAGACAGCCGTAAGGAAGCCGGCCCCGGCCAGAATCCGCAGTTCCTGAATCGGCACCGTAAACCCGGAAGGCCGCCCCTTGAGCGCCGGATCATGGGAGAGGGACAACGGCGTCTTTGCCATACAAATGGGAAGCTGATCGAATCCCAATTGCGTCGCAAGCGCCACGTCCCGTTCCGCCCGGGGAGAAAACGACACGCCGGCGGCGCCATAGATCCTGGTGGCAATCGTCTCGATCTTCTGCTTGATGGGCGAGGTCACATCATAGAGATGACTGAATTGCGCGCCTTGCGCAGCAACCTTGACGACCGCCCGGGCCAGCTCCTCGGCTCCTCGCCCGCCATCAGACCAGTGGGTCGACACCGCCGCCGCCGAGGCACCTGCCGCCAAGGCGCGTTCGCACACCCAGCGTAATTCATCGGACGAATCATCTTTGAACGCGTTCACCGCAACCACCACCGGCACGCCATGCGCTCGGACGTTGGCAATATGCTGTTCGAGGTTGGCAAATCCTTGTTCCAGCGCCGCCTGGTTCGGTCCCGTCACACCGGACGGCAACGGGGATCCCGATTTCACGATTCCCCCTCCGCCATGAAGCTTGAGTGCACGCAACGTCGCCACCACTACCCCC from Nitrospira sp. encodes:
- the hflK gene encoding FtsH protease activity modulator HflK codes for the protein MVWDPKDPWSKKGDDLDQAFKQAQGQLRNLLPTGGFRNLLLVAFTVFLIWQSAFIVAPDEEGVVKRFGIPVRVVDPGPHMKIPVVESVLQPKVAKLHRVEIGFRTDRQARQQMVPQEALMLTGDMNILAIEFIVQYKIKSSREYLFNVADIDDTIGKAAEASMREVIGKSKIDEALTTGKAQIQHDTQELLQHILDDYKTGVQVAAVQLQDVDPPEAVAAAFKDVTNAKEDREKLINQAQGYRNDITPKAKGEAAQLVNQAKGYAQARLNRSQGEANRFLATLKEYNQAKDIISKRIYIETLEDVLPHIEKFVLDGKGADRTLPYLPLDRFSKPAPSSSTQERTP
- the arsB gene encoding ACR3 family arsenite efflux transporter; its protein translation is MELALPVDAPQVTTKRLSFFERYLTLWVALCMVIGVLIGQAMPGLVSSLRGAEIGQGSHINLPIAVLIWLMIVPMMMKVEFASIRDVGKRPVGLLITLFVNWVVKPFSMAFFAWVFFRYVFAAWISPAEADQYIAGTIILAAAPCTAMVFVWSYLTDGDPAYTLVQVAVNDLIMLVLFVPIVGLLVSGASSLAVPFDVLLYSVAIFIVIPLIVGAGLRLWLVRRYGLRWMEEQLLPRFAPVTIVALLLTLVCIFAFQSQNILGKTVHVVLIAVPILLQVYMNSSLAYGLMHRWRVPYAIAAPGALIGASNFFELAVATAIALFGPESGAALATVVGVLVEVPVMLSVCTVCNRTRHWFGQEVGA
- a CDS encoding metalloregulator ArsR/SmtB family transcription factor, with amino-acid sequence MTDQYLLIYIFAMKGSTVRNPTRAAELFHALADQTRLEILDELKEGECCVCELTDRLQAGQSRLSFHLKVLKDAGMIVDRREGRWMYYAVNAAALVELDELVDSFKQARRARRTSGCC
- a CDS encoding arsenite methyltransferase; the protein is MDAQAIRELVKEKYGEAAARAKSGGSSCCGASPALMNVDPITSNLYSDQERQGLPADAVAASLGCGNPTALAELHAGETVLDLGSGGGIDVLLSAKRVGPTGKAYGLDMTEEMLALARENQRTAGVENVEFLKGEIEHIPLPDRSVDVIISNCVVNLSGEKERVLAEAFRVLRPGGRLALSDIVVRGAVPSEIRRNLELWAGCVAGALEETEYRDLLAQAGFIEIGMEPTRIYHANDVKELLVSTDLSSELFVAQVEGKFMSAFIRAKKPASTV
- a CDS encoding protease modulator HflC, with amino-acid sequence MSRQGFLLAFVGIVLGLLILGASPFYIVDVTQNAIVVQLGKPVRNVTEGGLYLKVPFIEEVTYFDKRLLDYDSNAQDVITQDKKTLLLDNFAKWRITDPLKVYQAFQSQRGALQRLHDIIYSELRVELGRHDLAEIVSSTRAQLMAVVTQRANEKASAYGIEIQDVRIKRADLPEQNEKAVFSRMQAERERQAKQYRAEGAEEAQKIKSEAEKDREIILAEAYRESEELRGGGDAKAFRIYADAYRQDPHFFEFTRTMEAYRKTLKEKTTILVSPDSEFFRFLKQR